One genomic segment of Epinephelus fuscoguttatus linkage group LG19, E.fuscoguttatus.final_Chr_v1 includes these proteins:
- the tmub2 gene encoding transmembrane and ubiquitin-like domain-containing protein 2, with the protein MAVCALTMLDGMEEEVTAAGGVLLLVLALVFAWLSTHVADRGDHILGTILTVGAHASLIGLGGHDSYSGGSPSADTPEQQTPPPSQENKPDDGEPGTERGEGEGTEGAEGVRTDLLLDIQSKQPQVGRLHTSDEEEDEEEDEDDDDDDDEELEEEDKKIIKHIPVLSSTISPTTAIPTTTTTTATSISVRLKYLNDTEEVAVVEPQDTVGVLKSKYFSGREHQIKLIYQGQLLQDPKKTLFSLNITHNSVIHCHISQALHEATPEEGAQPGAGAGVGSGVSGGFRAAGVAISTSSLVVPVFVVILAVVWYFRINYRQFFTAPATISLVGVTVFFSFLIFGMHSR; encoded by the exons ATGGCAGTGTGTGCACTGACCATGCTGGatgggatggaggaggaggtcacGGCAGCAGGCGGTGTGTTGCTCCTGGTCCTGGCCCTCGTCTTTGCTTGGCTCTCAACTCACGTGGCCGACCGGGGAGACCACATCCTGGGCACAATCCTCACCGTGGGCGCTCACGCCTCTCTGATAGGACTGGGAGGCCACGACAGCTACAGCGGAGGGTCTCCCAGCGCCGACACTCCCGAACAGCAGACGCCTCCGCCCTCTCAGGAGAACAAGCCGGATGACGGCGAGCCGGGgactgagagaggagagggggaggggacTGAGGGAGCTGAGGGGGTTAGGACGGATCTCCTGCTGGACATACAGAGCAAACAACCACAGGTTGGAAGATTGCATACatcagatgaggaggaggatgaggaggaggatgaggatgatgatgatgatgatgatgaggaactggaggaggaagacaaaAAGATTATAAAGCATATTCCAGTGTTGTCCAGCACCATCTCCCCCACTACTGCCATCCCCaccactaccactactactgCCACTTCCATCTCTGTCCGTCTCAAGTATTTAAATGACACGGAGGAGGTAGCTGTGGTGGAGCCACAGGATACAGTGGGAGTACTGAAAAG TAAATACTTCTCAGGTCGGGAACATCAAATAAAACTCATCTACCAAGGCCAGTTGCTGCAGGACCCCAAGAAGACTCTGTTTTCCCTAAACATCACACACAACAGCGTGATCCACTGCCACATCTCCCAGGCCCTGCACGAGGCTACTCCAGAGGAAGGGGCTCAGCCTGGGGCCGGAGCAGGAGTCGGGTCTGGGGTCTCTGGAGGATTCAGGGCTGCGGGTGTGGCCATCAGCACCAGCAGCCTGGTGGTGCCTGTGTTCGTGGTGATACTGGCTGTGGTGTGGTACTTCCGCATCAACTACAGGCAGTTCTTCACCGCCCCTGCGACCATCTCCCTAGTGGGAGTCACTGTGTTCTTCAGCTTTCTGATATTTGGGATGCACAGCCGCTaa
- the asb16 gene encoding ankyrin repeat and SOCS box protein 16 isoform X1, with product MSKESFPFTSTSLRSLRLEQEIQEWEDARRALAHRRAMTRAPLPRAPRPPPRQQRLQEVRAPPAQVRCRDTAIHNTFMCGDMKGVYAVLKDPGMVNALMETVHEEMVWAPEMGMWTLSSKVKQSSALRLAASRGHAGCVEELLFRGAEVNADPGGKTALHDACMGSHAVCVQLLLSHGADPDMRAEDGSAPLHLCTSAQSFQCAELLIEGGADVSVRMKESRVTPLHVAARRGLEEHVELLLSHGADVLATNQEGETPLNAACSGAEKPSEAGRYLCVVQRLLGAGADPRTAGRKQHTPLHNACANCSPRIVDILLQHGAKADVANCAGYTPMDCLIQVVEDYPDQQPEAIARSLLNHGAQPVSPKMLKQCVLSPATLEVMLNSYISIPPCEWMDSLSNEIYEENQSFFDLVRQQSGQPRSLQHLCRCALRLRLGARCFPVVSKLDIPSSVRDYLLLCTNGMLQ from the exons ATGTCAAAGGAATCATTTCCATTCACTTCTACCTCACTGCGCTCTCTGAGACTGGAGCAGGAGATTCAGGAGTGGGAGGATGCTCGGAGAGCTTTGGCTCACAGGAGAGCCATGACCAGGGCCCCGCTGCCCCGGGCCCCCAGGCCTCCTCCCAGGCAACAGCGGCTCCAAGAGGTCCGGGCCCCACCAGCTCAGGTCCGGTGCAGAGACACAGCCATCCACAACACCTTCATGTGTGGGGACATGAAAGGAGTATATGCGGTGCTGAAGGATCCTGGGATGGTCAACGCCCTGATGGAGACGGTGCATGAGGAAATGGTGTGGGCTCCAGAGATGG GCATGTGGACGCTGAGCTCCAAGGTGAAGCAGTCTTCAGCGTTACGTCTGGCTGCCAGCAGAGGACACGCAGGATGTGTGGAGGAACTGCTGTTTCGAGGGGCCGAGGTGAACGCCGACCCTGGAGGAAAAACGGCCCTCCATGATGCTTGTATGGGCAGTCATGCTGTCTGTGTCCAGCTGCTGCTTTCTCATGGAGCAGATCCTGATATGCGGgctgaagatggcagtgctCCTCTTCACCTCTGCACCTCCGCCCAGTCATTCCA GTGTGCTGAGCTGCTAATAGAAGGAGGTGCAGATGTCAGTGTGAGGATGAAGGAGTCAAGAGTCACACCTCTGCACGTGGCCGCCCGGCGAGGCCTTGAGGAGCATGTGGAGCTCCTCCTCAGCCACGGAGCAGATGTTTTAGCCACAAATCAAGAAGGGGAGACCCCTCTGAACGCTGCCTGCTCAGGCGCTGAGAAGCCCTCTGAGGCCGGCCGCTATTTATGTGTGGTTCAAAGGCTGCTGGGTGCGGGAGCTGATCCCAGAACTGCTGGCAGGAAGCAGCACACCCCCCTGCACAATGCCTGTGCAAACTGCAGCCCAAGGATTGTAGACATCCTCCTTCAGCATGGAGCCAAGGCAGATGTCGCCAACTGTGCAGGATACACACCAATGGACTGTCTGATACAG GTGGTTGAAGATTACCCGGACCAGCAACCGGAAGCAATAGCACGGTCACTTCTGAATCATGGAGCTCAGCCTGTTTCCCCAAAG ATGCTGAAGCAGTGTGTCCTGTCTCCCGCCACTCTGGAGGTCATGCTGAACTCATACATATCCATCCCTCCCTGTGAGTGGATGGACTCTCTGTCCAATGAGATATATGAG GAGAACCAGTCGTTCTTCGACTTGGTGCGTCAGCAGAGCGGTCAGCCTCGCTCTCTGCAGCATCTCTGTCGATGTGCTTTACGCCTGCGCCTCGGAGCCCGATGTTTCCCAGTGGTCAGTAAACTGGACATTCCCAGCTCTGTGAGGGACTACCTGCTGCTGTGTACCAACGGGATGCTCCAGTGA
- the asb16 gene encoding ankyrin repeat and SOCS box protein 16 isoform X2, giving the protein MTRAPLPRAPRPPPRQQRLQEVRAPPAQVRCRDTAIHNTFMCGDMKGVYAVLKDPGMVNALMETVHEEMVWAPEMGMWTLSSKVKQSSALRLAASRGHAGCVEELLFRGAEVNADPGGKTALHDACMGSHAVCVQLLLSHGADPDMRAEDGSAPLHLCTSAQSFQCAELLIEGGADVSVRMKESRVTPLHVAARRGLEEHVELLLSHGADVLATNQEGETPLNAACSGAEKPSEAGRYLCVVQRLLGAGADPRTAGRKQHTPLHNACANCSPRIVDILLQHGAKADVANCAGYTPMDCLIQVVEDYPDQQPEAIARSLLNHGAQPVSPKMLKQCVLSPATLEVMLNSYISIPPCEWMDSLSNEIYEENQSFFDLVRQQSGQPRSLQHLCRCALRLRLGARCFPVVSKLDIPSSVRDYLLLCTNGMLQ; this is encoded by the exons ATGACCAGGGCCCCGCTGCCCCGGGCCCCCAGGCCTCCTCCCAGGCAACAGCGGCTCCAAGAGGTCCGGGCCCCACCAGCTCAGGTCCGGTGCAGAGACACAGCCATCCACAACACCTTCATGTGTGGGGACATGAAAGGAGTATATGCGGTGCTGAAGGATCCTGGGATGGTCAACGCCCTGATGGAGACGGTGCATGAGGAAATGGTGTGGGCTCCAGAGATGG GCATGTGGACGCTGAGCTCCAAGGTGAAGCAGTCTTCAGCGTTACGTCTGGCTGCCAGCAGAGGACACGCAGGATGTGTGGAGGAACTGCTGTTTCGAGGGGCCGAGGTGAACGCCGACCCTGGAGGAAAAACGGCCCTCCATGATGCTTGTATGGGCAGTCATGCTGTCTGTGTCCAGCTGCTGCTTTCTCATGGAGCAGATCCTGATATGCGGgctgaagatggcagtgctCCTCTTCACCTCTGCACCTCCGCCCAGTCATTCCA GTGTGCTGAGCTGCTAATAGAAGGAGGTGCAGATGTCAGTGTGAGGATGAAGGAGTCAAGAGTCACACCTCTGCACGTGGCCGCCCGGCGAGGCCTTGAGGAGCATGTGGAGCTCCTCCTCAGCCACGGAGCAGATGTTTTAGCCACAAATCAAGAAGGGGAGACCCCTCTGAACGCTGCCTGCTCAGGCGCTGAGAAGCCCTCTGAGGCCGGCCGCTATTTATGTGTGGTTCAAAGGCTGCTGGGTGCGGGAGCTGATCCCAGAACTGCTGGCAGGAAGCAGCACACCCCCCTGCACAATGCCTGTGCAAACTGCAGCCCAAGGATTGTAGACATCCTCCTTCAGCATGGAGCCAAGGCAGATGTCGCCAACTGTGCAGGATACACACCAATGGACTGTCTGATACAG GTGGTTGAAGATTACCCGGACCAGCAACCGGAAGCAATAGCACGGTCACTTCTGAATCATGGAGCTCAGCCTGTTTCCCCAAAG ATGCTGAAGCAGTGTGTCCTGTCTCCCGCCACTCTGGAGGTCATGCTGAACTCATACATATCCATCCCTCCCTGTGAGTGGATGGACTCTCTGTCCAATGAGATATATGAG GAGAACCAGTCGTTCTTCGACTTGGTGCGTCAGCAGAGCGGTCAGCCTCGCTCTCTGCAGCATCTCTGTCGATGTGCTTTACGCCTGCGCCTCGGAGCCCGATGTTTCCCAGTGGTCAGTAAACTGGACATTCCCAGCTCTGTGAGGGACTACCTGCTGCTGTGTACCAACGGGATGCTCCAGTGA
- the atxn7l3a gene encoding ataxin-7-like protein 3 isoform X1 — MKMEDMPLSGPDNTRLEALAHDIYSELVEDACLGLCFEVHRAVKQGYFFLDETDQESMKEFEIIDQPGVDIFGQVYNQWKNKECECPNCKRLIAASRFAPHLEKCLGMGRNSSRIANRRLASNNNMSKSESDQEDNDDLNDNDWSYGAEKKAKKRKSDKSQNSPRRSKSLKHKNGELGSSISLEPYKYNYNTGISYESLGPDEVRSLLTTQCGVISEHTKKMCTRSQRCPQHTDEQRRAVRVFLLGPSAPSLLDADAVVESDNFDIPDGQTLMSRLQWEDSPDISPTDSASSKASTNHSDSRRPKKKKRTSLGLNSGGGGSGGGSLTGGSSSSSSQSNISLSTKKKRPKLSALSISSIYDDLN, encoded by the exons atgaaaatggaGGATATGCCCCTGTCAGGCCCAGACAACACCAGGCTGGAG gccTTGGCCCATGACATCTACTCTGAGCTGGTGGAAGATGCCTGTTTGGGCCTGTGTTTTGAAGTCCATCGTGCTGTGAAACAGGGCTACTTCTTCTTGGATGAAACAGACCAAGAGAGCATGAAGGAGTTCG AAATCATAGACCAGCCAGGAGTGGACATATTTGGCCAAGTGTACAAtcagtggaaaaacaaagaGTGTGAGTGCCCAAACTGCAAAAGACTGATAGCAGCTTCTCGCTTTGCCCCGCACTTGGAGAAGTGTCTAGGCATGGGACGCAACAGCAGTCGCATTGCCAATCGCAG GCTAGCCAGCAATAACAACATGAGCAAATCAGAGAGTGATCAGGAAGACAACGATGACCTCAATGATAACGACTGGTCCTACGGGGCAGAAAAGAAAG CCAAGAAGAGGAAGTCAGATAAg AGTCAAAATTCTCCAAGAAGATCCAaatctttaaaacacaaaaatg GTGAACTTGGGAGCAGCATCAGTTTAGAGCCTTACAAG TATAACTATAATACTGGCATCAGTTATGAAAGTTTAGGCCCGGATGAAGTCAGATCCCTTTTAACAACG CAATGTGGGGTGATCTCTGAGCACACCAAGAAGATGTGTACCAG GTCTCAGCGATGTCCCCAGCACACGGACGAACAGAGGAGGGCCGTCAGGGTCTTCCTACTGGGGCCGTCCGC GCCGTCGCTGCTTGATGCAGACGCTGTGGTTGAGAGCGACAATTTTGACATTCCAGATGGACAGACGCTGATGAGCCGCCTGCAGTGGGAGGACTCACCTGATATTTCACCCACTGACTCTGCCTCATCCAAAGCCA GCACCAACCATTCAGATTCCAGGAGGcctaagaagaagaagaggacgtCTCTTGGTTTgaacagtggaggaggaggaagtggaggaggcAGTCTGactggaggcagcagcagcagcagctctcagaGTAATATCAGCTTATCGACCAAAAAAAAGAGACCTAAACTCTCAGCACTTTCTATTTCTAGTATCTATGATGACTTAAACTag
- the atxn7l3a gene encoding ataxin-7-like protein 3 isoform X2, which yields MKMEDMPLSGPDNTRLEALAHDIYSELVEDACLGLCFEVHRAVKQGYFFLDETDQESMKEFEIIDQPGVDIFGQVYNQWKNKECECPNCKRLIAASRFAPHLEKCLGMGRNSSRIANRRLASNNNMSKSESDQEDNDDLNDNDWSYGAEKKAKKRKSDKSQNSPRRSKSLKHKNGELGSSISLEPYKYNYNTGISYESLGPDEVRSLLTTQCGVISEHTKKMCTRPSLLDADAVVESDNFDIPDGQTLMSRLQWEDSPDISPTDSASSKASTNHSDSRRPKKKKRTSLGLNSGGGGSGGGSLTGGSSSSSSQSNISLSTKKKRPKLSALSISSIYDDLN from the exons atgaaaatggaGGATATGCCCCTGTCAGGCCCAGACAACACCAGGCTGGAG gccTTGGCCCATGACATCTACTCTGAGCTGGTGGAAGATGCCTGTTTGGGCCTGTGTTTTGAAGTCCATCGTGCTGTGAAACAGGGCTACTTCTTCTTGGATGAAACAGACCAAGAGAGCATGAAGGAGTTCG AAATCATAGACCAGCCAGGAGTGGACATATTTGGCCAAGTGTACAAtcagtggaaaaacaaagaGTGTGAGTGCCCAAACTGCAAAAGACTGATAGCAGCTTCTCGCTTTGCCCCGCACTTGGAGAAGTGTCTAGGCATGGGACGCAACAGCAGTCGCATTGCCAATCGCAG GCTAGCCAGCAATAACAACATGAGCAAATCAGAGAGTGATCAGGAAGACAACGATGACCTCAATGATAACGACTGGTCCTACGGGGCAGAAAAGAAAG CCAAGAAGAGGAAGTCAGATAAg AGTCAAAATTCTCCAAGAAGATCCAaatctttaaaacacaaaaatg GTGAACTTGGGAGCAGCATCAGTTTAGAGCCTTACAAG TATAACTATAATACTGGCATCAGTTATGAAAGTTTAGGCCCGGATGAAGTCAGATCCCTTTTAACAACG CAATGTGGGGTGATCTCTGAGCACACCAAGAAGATGTGTACCAG GCCGTCGCTGCTTGATGCAGACGCTGTGGTTGAGAGCGACAATTTTGACATTCCAGATGGACAGACGCTGATGAGCCGCCTGCAGTGGGAGGACTCACCTGATATTTCACCCACTGACTCTGCCTCATCCAAAGCCA GCACCAACCATTCAGATTCCAGGAGGcctaagaagaagaagaggacgtCTCTTGGTTTgaacagtggaggaggaggaagtggaggaggcAGTCTGactggaggcagcagcagcagcagctctcagaGTAATATCAGCTTATCGACCAAAAAAAAGAGACCTAAACTCTCAGCACTTTCTATTTCTAGTATCTATGATGACTTAAACTag